Proteins found in one Brachypodium distachyon strain Bd21 chromosome 5, Brachypodium_distachyon_v3.0, whole genome shotgun sequence genomic segment:
- the LOC100824258 gene encoding uncharacterized protein C594.04c, producing the protein MAGSGGGGGNLKNMVIAFLVPLPSILFYLTFVHPQDDHSGGANPVSSWCAAHPLLLANILFLINVDILFWLIGLLLSNNWLIDLYWTVIPVMLLHYFRAHPAAVANAVRSAAVVALTWVWSARLTHNYFRREGWEWGKREDWRFSEMRGQYGKTWWWMSFFAVYLSQQVFLIGICLPMYAVHSSDQPLGIWDLVATIACIVGVVIAYFADTQLHNFVTRNDKLKQLGEPTVPTLEDGLWEFSRHPNYFGEQLWWWGLYLFAWNLGQRWMFIGALVNSLCLGYVTVLVERRMLKQEHRAEAYKLYQRRTSVLIPWFRKSVPEPKQKET; encoded by the exons atggccggcagcggcggtggcggcggcaaccTCAAGAACATGGTCATCGCCTTCCTCGTCCCGCTCCCGTCCATCCTCTTTTACCTCACCTTCGTCCACCCCCAAGACGACCATAGCGGCGGCGCCAACCCGGTGTCTTCCTGGTGCGCAGCGCacccgctcctcctcgccaacatcctcttcctcatcaACGTCGACATCCTCTTCTGGCTCATcgggctcctcctctccaACAACTGG CTCATCGACCTGTACTGGACCGTCATCCCGGTGATGCTTCTGCACTACTTCCGCGCGCACCCTGCAGCCGTGGCGAACGCTGTGAgatcggcggcggtggtggcgctgACTTGGGTGTGGAGCGCGAGGCTCACACACAACTACTTCAGGAGGGAAGGGTGGGAATGGGGGAAGAGGGAGGACTGGAGGTTCTCCGAGATGCGTGGGCAGTATGGTAAGACGTGGTGGTGGATGTCCTTCTTTGCTGTCTACCTCTCACAGCAG GTATTTCTGATTGGTATATGCCTGCCGATGTATGCCGTTCACTCCAGTGACCAGCCTTTGGGCATTTGGGACCTAGTGGCAACAATTGCCTGCATTGTCGGAGTTGTCATCGCCTACTTTGCTGATACCCAGCTGCACAACTTCGTGACGAGGAATGATAAACTGAAGCAGCTGGGTGAACCAACGGTACCCACCCTTGAGGACGGCCTCTGGGAGTTCTCGCGCCACCCTAACTACTTTGGTGAGCAGCTCTGGTGGTGGGGCCTGTACCTCTTCGCCTGGAACCTGGGCCAACGTTGGATGTTTATCGGCGCGCTAGTCAACAGCCTATGCCTTGGCTATGTCACTGTGCTCGTCGAGCGTCGCATGCTGAAGCAGGAGCACCGAGCAGAGGCCTACAAGCTGTACCAGAGGAGGACCTCTGTTCTAATCCCCTGGTTTAGGAAGTCCGTCCCTGAACCAAAGCAGAAGGAGACATAG
- the LOC100826624 gene encoding uncharacterized protein LOC100826624 has protein sequence MAAMALSPLLLYKLPPSVLLQSINRHCSLYSTSRAQLITLSRHLAFIPSAMACNTVATEVNAAITNLNAHLAGDDASGKNTIITLAGENNGATMEAAAEAEDLVVVEAGEHGEGEEEEVEVSAYTNSNYQAVNNSVLVAGSCAVRDPGVHVVVVEHVDDIRECDEGLFQEGEFVANKME, from the coding sequence ATGGCGGCCATGGCTCTGTCTCCTCTGCTCCTATATAAACTCCCACCGTCTGTTCTTCTCCAATCCATCAATCGCCATTGCTCTCTCTACTCTACCTCCCGAGCTCAATTAATCACCTTATCTAGGCATCTAGCTTTCATCCCCAGCGCCATGGCTTGCAACACCGTGGCCACCGAGGTGAACGCCGCCATCACCAACCTCAACGCccacctcgccggcgacgacgccaGCGGCAAGAACACCATCATCACGCTGGCTGGGGAGAACAACGGAGCCACGATGGAGGCTGCGGCCGAGGCGGAGgacctggtggtggtggaggccggcgagcacggcgagggggaagaggaagaggtggAGGTGAGCGCTTACACGAACAGCAACTACCAGGCGGTGAACAACTCGGTGCTGGTGGCCGGCAGCTGCGCCGTCAGGGACCCCGGCGTgcacgtcgtcgtcgtcgagcacGTCGACGACATCCGCGAATGCGACGAAGGACTCTTCCAGGAAGGGGAATTTGTTGCCAACAAGATGGAGTGA
- the LOC100822708 gene encoding uncharacterized protein LOC100822708, whose translation MASSSSSLGAILQRFPLLAPRPTARRAPTSRRAVANKISCIGWDPEGILAAPQPGHIARLEFRRRLESDSDAREAFDRQVKEEQERRRKEREARVIPDTEAGLVEFFLDTDAREIEIEIGRLRPRLNKGFFDYIQREIATIKFAVTRTAEMEDRLIELEAMQKVIGEGVEAYDKLQNDLVTAKERLTKILQSRDRKTTLLEMVERNELNMSILTLLDENIASAKTSNQEEAVAFMEGVRSSMLKYITV comes from the exons atggcttcttcttcttcttcccttggCGCCATCCTCCAGCGCTTCCCCCTTCTAGCGCCTCGCCCCACCGCCCGCCGCGCTCCGAccagccgccgcgccgtcgccaaCAAGATCTCCTGCATCGGATGG GACCCGGAGGGCATCCTGGCGGCGCCGCAGCCCGGCCACATCGCGCGCCTCgagttccgccgccgcctcgagaGCGACTCCGACGCGCGCGAGGCCTTCGACCGCCAGGtcaaggaggagcaggagcgcCGCCGCAAGGAGCGAGAG GCGCGGGTGATACCTGACACCGAGGCCGGCCTCGTGGAGTTCTTCCTCGACACGGACGCTCGGGAGATCGAGATTGAGATCGGCAGGCTGCGGCCCAGGCTGAACAAGGGCTTCTTCGACTACATCCAGCGGGAAATCGCGACTATAAAATTCGCAGTCACAAGAACAGCG GAGATGGAAGACAGACTGATTGAGTTAGAAGCAATGCAGAAGGTTATCGGGGAGGGAGTCG AGGCATATGACAAGTTGCAAAACGACCTCGTGACGGCGAAAGAGCGGCTCACCAAGATACTGCAATCTAGGGATAGGAAAACAACA CTGCTGGAAATGGTCGAGCGGAATGAGCTCAACATGTCCATATTAACACTCCTTGATGAGAACATAGCGAGCGCAAAGACGAGCAATCAG GAGGAAGCTGTGGCTTTCATGGAGGGTGTGCGCTCATCTATGTTGAAATACATAACAGTATAA